One genomic window of Cololabis saira isolate AMF1-May2022 chromosome 3, fColSai1.1, whole genome shotgun sequence includes the following:
- the zgc:174935 gene encoding uncharacterized protein zgc:174935 encodes MKVVLVISLSLVMCATLLWLIKTRKNEQEKHAKQYRLLDIKLRVTSDVVEEFRSELAEKKDQMMKSQGAQKQMEEQVEQLQAKTEKAKNDMDQCQGDQKSALDQLAMAETALNDLKATSTKEMTGWQAEMDVLRKQLAERSSICDFLREETELTRKLCEKKDGGQVQVVPKQEEANAEAPKQEEANAEAPPKNEANAEAPK; translated from the exons ATGAAGGTAGTTTTAGTGATATCTCTGTCATTAGTCATGTGTGCTACTTTGTTGTGGCTCATAAAAACGCGGAAAAACGAGCAGGAGAAACACGCAAAGCAGTACAGGCTTCTGGATATTAAGCTGCGAGTCACCAGTGACGTGGTGGAAGAGTTCCGGAGCGAGCTGGCGGAGAAGAAGGACCAGATGATGAAGAGCCAAGGTGCTCAGAAGCAGATGGAGGAACAAGTGGAACAGCTGCAGGCCAAAACAGAAAAGGCAAAGAACGACATGGATCAGTGTCAAGGAGACCAG AAATCTGCTTTAGATCAGCTGGCCATGGCAGAAACGGCTCTAAATGACCTCAAAG CTACATCTACCAAGGAGATGACGGGGTGGCAAGCAGAAATGGACGTATTGAGAAAGCAGCTGGCAGAGCGAAGCTCAATCTGTGACTTTTTAAGGGAAGAAACGGAATTAACAAG AAAATTATGTGAAAAGAAAGATGGTGGTCAAGTACAAGTAGTCCCCAAACAAGAAGAGGCCAACGCGGAGGCCCCCAAACAAGAAGAGGCCAACGCGGaggcccccccaaaaaatgagGCTAATGCAGAGGCCCCTAAATAA
- the si:dkey-87o1.2 gene encoding uncharacterized protein si:dkey-87o1.2, whose amino-acid sequence MKLAVVLASSCLLVVAVMIVQTLRQEMTLRTMRGRMAENSMEFKKKEESIVVLKGEILELKTALDANNQKLNELKPQKTALESSLKDAEKGLETCNAEKSEAERKKAEQEEGANKLRTEHEQAKNKAQEEIQNLKQQILDKDKAICALADMTKEEARKLCGVSEPKMPK is encoded by the exons ATGAAGCTGGCGGTGGTTCTGGCCTCGTCCTGCCTGCTGGTGGTGGCGGTGATGATCGTGCAGACGCTGCGCCAGGAGATGACCCTGCGCACGATGAGAGGCCGCATGGCGGAGAACTCCATGGAGTTCAAGAAGAAAGAGGAATCCATCGTGGTGTTGAAAGGTGAAATCCTTGAGCTCAAGACCGCCCTGGATGCCAACAACCAGAAGCTCAATGAGCTAAAACCGCAGAAGACGGCCTTGGAGAGTTCATTAAAAGACGCTGAGAAAGGTTTGGAGACCTGCAACGCGGAGAAG AGTGAAGCTGAGAGGAAGAAAGCAGAACAGGAAGAGGGTGCAAATAAACTCAGAA CTGAGCATGAACAGGCTAAAAATAAAGCTCAGGAAGAAATACAGAATTTGAAACAACAAATTTTGGACAAAGACAAAGCTATTTGTGCCTTAGCAGACATGACCAAAGAGGAAGCACG GAAGTTATGTGGAGTGTCAGAACCAAAAATGCCAAAATGA